Sequence from the Methanobacterium alkalithermotolerans genome:
CGAAAGTTCCAGCAAAAAATACATATTTGCCATGTAAGTACCTCCCGGGCTTTAGAGTTAATTAATTCTAAAAAAATAGAAGGTGTGCCGGCAAGTTGTGAAATTACACCTCATCATCTTTTACTTGATTCTTCAGAATTTAAAAAATGGGGTAATCTAACAAAAACCAACCCTCCTTTGCGGTCTAAAGAGGAGGGTATTTCTTTTCCACTGCTGGATAAAATAGATATTATTGCCACAGATCACGCCCCCCATACTCTGAAAGAAAAAGAAAAAGGTGTTTGGGAGGCAGCTCCCGGTATTCCCGGTCTTGAAACAGTTCTTCCTTTATTATTAACCCAGATGAATAAAAATAATTTAACTCTGAATCAAATTAAAAATCTTTTATGTGAAAATCCATCGAAAATATTCAATTTAGAAAATAAAGGGTATATAAAAGAAGGGATGGATGCAGATATGGTGGTACTTGACCTTAAGTTAGAGGGTAAGATTAATCCCGATGATTTTTATACCAAGGCAGAGTATACTCCTTTTTCAGGATGGGAATATAAAGGGGCTCCAGTTATGACCCTATCCCATGGGAATGTTATTATGGAAGAAGGGCAAATTATGGAAAACAAAGGACGCTATGTTTACCCTGATTAATTTGATTTAAAAAAAAAGCTTAATAGAATATTTTTTTTATCAATATTCTATTTTTTTCTTAGAGGAACTATTAATCCTCCCACTATGAGAATTAAAGCCATTAATATTGCTGTTAATGGTATTCCCGTTTCCTGCATAGGTACTTTTCCATCATCATCTGGTTTTGGTTTTGGTTGCTGGACTTCGATGGTAACTGAAGATACTGTATCATCCAGGATAGGATCATAGGTCAGTGATTCCACTTTAGCAGTGTTGGTAATGTTGCCCGTGCGGGTCACAATGGTGGTTATTGTAAGCTCGGCAATAGCCCCTCTTGGCAGGTTTCCAATACTCCATATACCGGTTATAGGATTGTACGAACCATAGTTAGCCACAGAAGATACATATTGTAAACCGACAGGCAGTACATCTATCACCCGGGAATCTACTGCAGTATCAGGGCCTCTATTTTGTACGATATAGGTAAAGAAGATGGTATCATATAGTATTGGCCTGAGATCATTTACTGTTTTAGTAATGGCCAGATCTGCTGCAGGTGGGACTTCAAGGGTTACTGAATCCTGATCATTATCAGGGTTAGGATCGTATTCGTTTT
This genomic interval carries:
- a CDS encoding dihydroorotase, whose amino-acid sequence is MIYDLCLKDCKLHPRKGLYNVGIEQGKIMALKKTPLVADKVIDIKGKVILPGLIDVHVHFRDPGLTYKENFKSGSQAAAHGGFTTIMDMPNTIPPTSTARFFKEKKEIASKKCMVDFALHAGAGDLVEIEKIAPQKPASFKLFMDLCSDEFLGQVFEKVSSLDSEIPLTLHGENQKMVNDCTKKLQDKNKNEAFDYSLARPPKAEVLAVDQALNLSRKFQQKIHICHVSTSRALELINSKKIEGVPASCEITPHHLLLDSSEFKKWGNLTKTNPPLRSKEEGISFPLLDKIDIIATDHAPHTLKEKEKGVWEAAPGIPGLETVLPLLLTQMNKNNLTLNQIKNLLCENPSKIFNLENKGYIKEGMDADMVVLDLKLEGKINPDDFYTKAEYTPFSGWEYKGAPVMTLSHGNVIMEEGQIMENKGRYVYPD